The following are encoded together in the Pygocentrus nattereri isolate fPygNat1 chromosome 15, fPygNat1.pri, whole genome shotgun sequence genome:
- the rxfp3.3a2 gene encoding relaxin-3 receptor 1, producing the protein MQSVDTPVLAKAPAVALFADRMGDSVNQSGWPTANRSLAEQHKFSSLEDIDVSADGSPALRIIISTVYSAVCAVGLVGNLLVFLLMKIKQGRKTNAVNFFVVNLAVTDFQFVLTLPFWAVDTALDFSWPFGDAMCKIILSVTVMNMYASVFFLTAMSIARYWAVASGLKRRGARRSALSVKWVCAVLWILATVATAPTSVFSTVTVVAGEKLCLLRFPEGHRWLALYHLQKILVAFILPMTILSICYLLLLRFIRRRGMKSSRPRRRSTVTKSVTVVVLSFFICWMPNHAITLWGVLVKFNAVYWDKTYYLVHTYVFPLTVCLAHANSCLNPVLYCLMRREVRKMLKKLFWRFSSPAMSGGGAAINPQRDNARARIPLNTIDTEICHISRPPAQLLPSILTPHSCPHHGVLSD; encoded by the coding sequence ATGCAGTCAGTGGACACCCCGGTGCTGGCCAAGGCGCCCGCTGTGGCGCTGTTCGCGGACAGGATGGGGGACAGCGTGAACCAGAGCGGCTGGCCGACGGCGAACAGAAGTTTGGCGGAGCAGCACAAGTTCAGCAGCCTGGAGGACATCGACGTGTCGGCGGACGGCAGCCCCGCGCTGAGGATCATCATCTCCACCGTGTACTCGGCCGTGTGCGCCGTGGGGCTCGTGGGCAACCTGCTGGTGTTCCTGCTGATGAAGATCAAGCAGGGGCGCAAGACGAACGCGGTGAACTTCTTCGTGGTCAACCTGGCCGTGACGGACTTCCAGTTCGTGCTCACGCTGCCCTTCTGGGCCGTGGACACGGCGCTGGACTTCAGCTGGCCCTTCGGAGACGCCATGTGCAAGATCATCCTCTCGGTCACCGTGATGAACATGTACGCCAGCGTCTTCTTCCTCACGGCCATGAGCATCGCGCGCTACTGGGCCGTGGCCTCCGGGCTGAAGCGGCGTGGCGCGCGACGCAGTGCGCTCTCCGTGAAGTGGGTGTGCGCCGTGCTGTGGATTTTGGCCACCGTGGCCACGGCGCCCACCTCCGTCTTCTCCACTGTGACGGTGGTGGCGGGAGAAaagctctgcctcctcaggTTCCCGGAGGGCCACCGCTGGCTGGCGTTGTACCACCTCCAGAAGATCCTGGTCGCCTTCATCCTGCCCATGACCATCCTCTCCATCTGCTACCTGTTGCTGCTGAGGTTCATCCGCCGCAGGGGCATGAAGAGCAGCCGTCCGAGGAGGCGATCCACCGTGACCAAGTCGGTGACGGTGGTGGTTCTGTCCTTCTTCATCTGCTGGATGCCCAACCACGCCATCACGCTGTGGGGCGTCCTGGTGAAGTTTAATGCGGTCTACTGGGACAAAACGTATTACCTGGTCCACACCTACGTGTTCCCGCTGACTGTGTGTCTGGCTCATGCGAACAGCTGCCTGAACCCCGTGCTGTACTGCTTAATGCGCAGAGAGGTCAGGAAGATGCTGAAGAAACTCTTCTGGCGATTCTCCTCACCTGCCATGTCCGGCGGAGGCGCAGCCATCAACCCGCAGCGGGACAATGCGCGCGCTCGAATCCCTTTAAACACTATCGACACCGAAATCTGTCACATATCCAGGCCGCCTGCACAGCTGCTGCCATCGATCCTCACTCCCCATTCCTGTCCCCACCACGGCGTGCTCTCGGACTAA